The Mucilaginibacter gracilis genomic interval GTGGATGAATTTACAGCCGGGATTACATTTACTTTATTGCTATAAATAGCGATTTGGGCAGCATAGGCACCCATTCTCCATTCAGAAATAGCATAAATATAAATGCCGTATTTTGCATCAATAGTTTCAAAAAAGCAGTCATCATCCCAATCGCCTTTTGTATAGTTTTGGATGGCGTTAGTGCTAATGTTCCACGATAAGGTATCTATCATACGTTACATTTTAACTATCCGTGTGGTTTTTTTAAACAGCAAAAGCCCCTACCGGAGCTTTTGCAATGCTAATTTGCCTTTGACTGAAATTATTTAACAACCGCAGGAGCGTTCAAAGCTTTTGAGGCTTCTAACGAAATGGCCGATTTATCAAATTTGATTTTTACGCCGTTATCAACTTCTACCAGTACAGTAATGTCGTTAATTTCAACAACTTTGCCGTGTATGCCGGCTGTGGTTACCACTTTGTGGCCCTTTTGCAATTCTTCAACAAATTTTTTCTGGTCTTTTTGTTTCTTGATTTGCGGACGGATCATGAAAAAATAAAATACAACAAAAATTAACCCGAACATAATATATGTTTGAGTCATGCTGCCACCTGGCAACTGTAATAGAATAGTAGATATCATTTGCTTAATTAAAAATGTGTGTTATTTAGTTTTAGTTACTTCAACTTCGCCTTTAAGGTGCGCCAGGTTTTGGGCCGGTATGGTGTTGGCGGTAATGGTTATCAGCTTGTCTTGCAGGCCACCTTTACCGGCGCTATTAAAGGTAACCTTAATTACACCGCTATCGCCGGGTTTAACGGGTTCTTTGGGCCACTCGGGCGTGGTGCAACCGCATGATGCTACCGCACTGCTAATTATTAACGGCGATTTACCGCTATTGGTAAATTTAAAATTGTGCGATACCTTATCGCCCTCTTTTATTTTACCAAAATCGTAGCTGTCGCTTTCAAACGTAATTACGGGTGCCATAGCAATTTGTGCAGCCGTTGGTTTGCCGGCTACGCTATCGGCATTGGTTGCTGTTGTTTGTTTGCTGGTGTTGTTGCAGGCCGCCAGCATGCCTGCTGTAATTAGGGCTAAAAATATTTTTTTCATTGTCAATTCTAATTTATTCCATTAATCCCCTGCCGGTTTTCTTAATTTTTCCTTCGGCTTTAAGGTCGGCTAAAATTTTGTCCAATATACCGTTTATAAATGAATTACTCTTTGGCGTGCTAAACTCCTTCGAAATTTCCAGGTACTCGTTAATGGTTACCTTAACGGGGATAGAGTTAAAGTACATAAATTCGGCAATGGCCATTTTCATGAGCAAGGTATCCATCATGGCAATACGCTCGGGCTCCCAGTTTTGGGTTTTAGCGGTTATCATTTCCTGGAAAGCCGCATCGTGCCTAATGGTTAGCTGAAACAGGTTCACAATATATTCGCGGTCGTCTTCCCAGTTCACTACGGTTTCGGCCAGTTTATTTTTTTCGGGCTCTTCGTGAGCAAAGTTTTTAAAGGTTTTGGCAATAAGGGCCTGTAGCACATCACGGTCAACGGGCCAGTAAATAAACTTATCCTCAAAAACCTGCTCGGCTAATGACGATTTTAAAATTACTTTTTTGAAGATGAATTTAATAATGTCTTTATCCGAATGGATGGTATCGTCGGTTTTCTCCAGGTACTCGGTATATTCCGATGAGTTTTTTAGTGTAGCGAACAGCGATTTGGTTAGTTCGGGATCAAAGTTCCACAGTATTTTGTATTTTTTTACTGCCGAAATGTAATCCTTATTGAGGTTAAGCGATTTGATGAACGTATTGCTTAAAATTTTGAGGTTGGGTGCTAAATCTGCCGCGGTGGGCAGGTGTTTGGCGGCACGGCCGGTTGCATCGGTATCGGCGTATTGTACAACTTCGTTAATGAGCGATAGCATCCAGATGTACATTTCGTGTACGCTATCTACACTCTGAATCAATGATTTTTCGTGAATACGGAGATCCTTTTTTTCGGACTGATAAAAGCCATATAACGATTGTAGTACTTTTACCCTAAGGTGCCTTCTGTTTAACATGTGATAAGAACGTTTTTGTGCGCCAAACGCGCACGGTTAAAATTGTAATTTATTAATATGTTGTTTTAATCTTTTTAATATCGGCTATCCGTTTTTCGGCAATTTTATTGGCTGCCTCAACGGTTGGTATGTTTTCGGTTTTTGATAGTTTTAATACATTGCGCACCGCATCATAAATATTTTCGGTTAGCTGCATGGTTCGTTTTTTATTAAAACCCGCAATTTCCGAGTAGAGGTTTATTAACCCACCAGCGTTAATTACATAATCGGGCGCGTACAAAATGCCTTTTTCTAACAGCATTTGCCCGTGCAGCTTATCATCTTTTAACTGGCTGTTTGCCGAGCCCGCTATTATAGCACATTTTAACTGCTTAATTGTTTCGGTATTTATGGTTGCACCTAAAGCGCAGGGCGCATAAATATCAACATCAAGGTCAAAAATACTGTTGTGGCCAACCGGTTCGGCACCATATTTTTTTGCCACCTGGCGCAGCCTGTCGTCGTCAATATCGCTTACGTACACCTTGGCATTCTCATCGCGCAGCAGCTTTACCAGGTTTTCGCCCACATGGCCCGTACCCTGCACCACTACCGACCGGCCTGCCAAATTATCGTTACCATACAACTCCTTTAAACACCCTTTAATACCCATGTAAACACCGCGTGCGGCTACAGGTGTAGGGTCGCCGCTGCCGCCAATGCTTTCGGGCACGCCGGTAACATACTGGGTTTCCATGCGTATGTATTCCATATCGCGGGTATTGGTGCCCACATCTTCGGCAGTAATATATTCGCCGTTAAGGTTTTTAATATACTTGCCATACATGCGCAGCAGAGCCTCGTTTTTATCACGGTGCGAATCGCCAATGATAACCGTTGAGCCACCGCCCAGGTTTAAGCCCGATATGGCAGCCTTATACGTCATGCTGCGCGAAAGGCGCAAAACATCCTGCAAGGCATCCTCTTCGGTTTTATAGGGCCACATGCGTGTACCGCCCAATGCAGGGCCCAAAGTAGTATCGTGAATGGCTATGATTGCTTTTAAACCCGTTGCCTCGTCGTTACAGTAAACCACCTTTTGATGGCCAAACACACTTAGCTGATTAAATACAGAAGGTGTATTATTTGATGGCGGCACTGGCATGGTTAACAAAGCAGGTATGATGATATGCCACAAAAGTAGCTGTTTTTTTTAATTATAGTGTACAATATTGTTTTTTGTTGCTTTTGATGACCATTTAGATTTACCAACTTTTAAAAAGTTGCCAAATATTCTTTGCTGCGATGGTATAAAAATATGTAGCTTTAAAATATGAGAATGCCAAAGCTTTTTAAAACCGCAGCTTTATTTGGGTTTGCATTACTAATTACCACGCTGGCTTGTGTGCAAAAACCCCAACACCAAATGGTTAATGCAATCCCCAAAAAGATAACCGAGCCCGCCGATAAAAACTTTGAAACCTTTTATAAACACTTTGAGCGCGATTCGGTATTCCAGCTTTCGCGAATCATTTTTCCGGTTAAGTTAACCATTACCTATGATGACGATACCCATACTATTAAATTGATAAAAAAAGCAGATTGGAAGTATTTTAACACTTTAGATAGCAAGGCCGAAAAATACATCGTCCAAACAAAACACCTAAACAGTACTCAATACAAAACCATTATTAACATTGAGGATACCGGTTATGATATGGAATACCGCTTTATAAATAAAGGCAGCAAGTGGTGGCTGGCCGGTATTGAAGATAACGGCGATTGATTACCGGGTAACGCAGTTGCGGTTTAGATTTGGCAACTTTTAAAAAGCTGCCAAATATTCTCATAAATATCCAATCATTCCCCAAAATTCAATCACTCAATCCTTCAATCACTCAATCATTAAATAACATTCAATCATTAAACATTACCTTTGTTGTTGTGAAGCACTTGGCCTACCTCAATAAGTTTTTATACAAATACCGCTGGCATTTAATACCAGGGATTATTTTTGTTACCATATCTAATATTTTCGGCATCATTCCGGCGCAAATTATCCGCATAGCGTTTAACCTCGTTACCGAAAACATTAGCACCTACCAGCTACTTAACGGTTTTGAGCAGCAGCCTATGGTGTACAGCATTTTTGGTTCAAGCTTGTTGCTGTTTGGCACGCTGGTATTGGTGCTGGCGTTGCTGCGCGGTTTGTTTGTGTTTTTTATGCGGCAAACCATTATATTAATGTCGCGCCATATTGAGTACGATTTAAAGAACGAAATATATGCCCACTACCAGGCCCTGTCGCTCGCGTTTTTCCGCCGCCACAACACCGGCGATTTAATGAACCGCGTTACCGAAGATGTGACCCGCGTGCGCATGTACCTTGGCCCGGCCATTATGTATGCCTGCAATACCGTTACCCTTTTTATAATAGCCATTTATTTTATGGTGAGCGTTAACCCTAAACTGGCCCTGCTATCGTTATTGCCTATGCCGGTTTTAGCCCTCATGATATATTACGTAAACAACATTATTGAAAGCCGCAGCGAAAGGATACAAAAACGGCTGTCAACCTTATCAAGCTTTGTGCAGGAAAACTTTTCGGGCATTAGGGTAATCAAATCATACGTTCGCGAAGGTTTTGTGCGCGAAAGCTTTGCTAAGGAGAGCGACGGCTACAAAAGCCAGTCGATGGATTTGGTAATGGTGCAGGCCCTGTTTTTCCCGCTCATGCTGCTGCTGGTTGGTTTAAGCACCATTATCACCCTTTACGTTGGCGGTGTTGAGGTTATAAAAGGCAATATAACTGCCGGTAACATTGCCGAATTTATTGTTTACCTGGGGCTGCTCACCTTCCCGGTGATGAGTTTGGGTTGGGTATCGTCGCTGGTGCAGCGGGCGGCGGCATCGCAAAAGCGCATTAACGAGTTTTTGCACGAGGAGCCCGAAATTAAATCCATCAATAAACAAAAGCAGGATATTAAAGGTAAAATTGAGTTTAAAAATGTAAGTTTTGATTACCCCGATACGGGTATCAAAGCGTTGGATGATGTTTCTTTTTCCGCAGAACCTGGCCAGTTGGTGGCTATCATTGGCCGTACAGGGTCGGGCAAATCAACAATAGCCAATTTAATTATGCGCATGTATGATACCACCGGCGGCGAGATACTCATTGACGATAAACCCATTAAACAGCTAAACCTGGAAAGCTACCGCGCCCAAATTGGCTTTGTACCGCAGGAAGTTTTTTTATTTTCGGACACGATTGCCAACAACATAGCCTTTAGTGCCGATGTACTTAACATGCCCGTTGTTGAGCAGGCCGCAAAAAATGCCGCCGTTTACAGCAATATTATGGAGTTTGAAAAGGGTTTTGAAACCATGATAGGCGAACGCGGCATCACACTATCGGGCGGGCAAAAACAAAGGGTATCAATAGCCCGCGCCATTGTGAAAGAACCCCAGATATTAATTTTTGACGATTGCCTATCGGCCGTAGATACCAAAACCGAGGAAGAGATATTAAACAACCTGGGCCGCAGTATGCAAAATAAAACCAGCCTTATTATTGCCCACCGCATATCAACCATAAAAAATGCCGACAAAATTTTGGTAATGGACAACGGCAAAATACTGGAACAAGGCACACACGCCCAGCTAATGGCCAACAAAGCCGCCTATTTTGAACTGTACGAAAAGCAGTTGTTAGAAGAGCAGGAAACGGCGTAACCTAATCAATAATCACAATTAAGAAGTATAATGACTGCCGACGCTTTTTATCTTACTATAATATTAGTATTAGCATCTACTACCTTTGTTTACAGAATTTGGACAGCCATTAAGGCTAATAACATTTTCATGACTAATCCGTCGAATAAGTCAGCAGATTATTTAACGGCAGGGCCAATGGCAGAGCCCAAAGGAAAAAACATTAAATTTATATATGGTTTAGCGGCAGCCATTTTAATAGAAGTAATAGGTATTGGCCAAAGCGTATACGCCAGTTTACAACCTGCCAATAATAATACAAACACGGGTATTAATTCAATTTTAGCCGGCTCGGGCCTCATGGGTTTTAGTTTGCTGATGCTGATTGCCGTTTTTTTACATACTTTAATGAATGAGATTGACGAGAGCCGTTTCCCTAATTACAAATACGTATTTAAGGTATGGTTCACAACAATCTTCATCGCGCCGGTGTTTTTGATAGTGCTGCTATATGCTTTTGATACAACAGCAAACGGGCATTTAGAAAAACTGCTTTCTACCTACCCTGGCGTGGTGGTTTTAACTAATGGCTTTGGCTGTTTGGTTTTATGTGGTTTATTTTTCGATGTACATTATCTTAACAAAAAAACCGAAAGTAATATCAGCAAAAAAATCAATATCCTGATATTAGCCGAGGGAATTATGCTGGCCGTTTTTGCGGTTTTTTTAATGCTCTCCCAAACTCCATTTAGCATCAGGGTGGTTTTTGCTTTGCTACCCTACGTAGTTATTATGGCCTTCAGTATTTTTTACTACAATTTTGATGAGCCGCAATTAATTAAGCCTATTTACGAAAGTGCCGAAATTGATTAATACAAACCGTTATCATTACAATTTTTTTACATTAAATTGAATTATAATACACTTTTTGTATTTGTACTTTCAAAAAATATCTATATTTAGCCCAAGCAAACTAACAAGACAATATAAAGATGGGAGATTTTGATAACAGGGAGCGCGAAGAAGTATTTTCAAAAAAAGTAAGGGCCGGAAAAAGAACTTATTTTTTTGATGTAAAAGCCACACGATCAAACGATTATTACATTACCGTAACCGAGAGTAAAAAACGTTTGGAAGACGGTGTTTTTATCAAGCACAAAATATTTTTATACAAAGAAGATTTTGAAAAATTTGCCGAAGGCTTAAAAGATACCATCGATTACATTAAAGCCAACCAGGACGTTGTTGAAAAACGCTACGAATACAACGAAATACCCGAAACCGCCAAAGTAAACGACGATTTTTCGTTCGAGATATAATATGGAAAGGCCTTGCTGTTAAGCAGGGCCTTTTTTATTCAATAAGGTTTGTCCATATTCTTTTCGGAATAAAATAAACTTCTACTGTAGTTGCAAACTACAGGCATAATGCTATTCGAAGTCTCCGACTTCGAATAGCAAAGCAGAAATGTTACTTTTTCCCTTTTTATAAAAATGCTGTTCGAAGTCTCTGACTTCGAACTATTATGACTGTAGTCTCCGACTACAGTCCAAGTAATGACAAACTACGGCAAACCGAGCATATCCACCACAAGCGATGACGCTTGCGGGAGCGACGAACTATAACACCAATTTCGATGTTCAATATTTGTTCTGTTCCTTAACTTACTTATGCACCGGCACTTTCAAAATATGGCCGAAAATTAGCATGGCTATGTTGAAGTAAATAACCAGTCCGGTAACGTCAACCAGGGTGGCTACAAATGGTGCGGAAGAAGTTGCCGGGTCAAAGCCTACTTTTTTGAGGGCGAGTGGCAGCATGGAGCCCGCCAGCGACCCCCAGAGTACAACCCCTATCAGCGAAAAGCCAACTGTAAAGGCCATTAGCAGCCAGTGTTCGCCGTAAATATCGCTAAAGGTTGTCCATATGGCAACGCGCGAAAAGCCTATTATGCCCAATATGGTGCCCAGTAATAAACCCGAAATAATTTCGCGGCGCATTACGCGCCACCAGTCTACCAGTTTAACCTCGCCCAGGGCCATAGCCTGTATAATAAGCGTAGAAGCCTGCGAGCCGCTATTGCCACCGCTGGATATAATGAGCGGCACAAAAAATGCCAGCATGGTTAACGAAGCCAGTTCGCCACCGTATGATTGCATGGCCGTTGTAGTTAACATCTCGCTTAAAAATAAAATAATTAACCAGCCAACGCGCTTTTTAACCAGGCGCATAATGTTAATATCCAGATACGGCTCGTCCAGCGCTTCGGTACCGCCAATTTTTTGGATGTCTTCGGTATACTCTTCGTTGGCAATCCACAAAATATCGTCAACGGTAACAATGCCCAGTAGGATGTTGTTATCATCGGTAACGGGCAGCGCAGTGCGGTTATTCATCCGGAAAACGTTAATGGCTTCCTCCTGCGGGTCGTTCACGTTAAGGGCAATCAGGCGGTTATCCATCAGGGTACTTATCTTGGTTTCGGGTTCAACCAAAAGTATATCGCGTATGCGTATATCGTCAACCAGTACGCCGCTGCTGTCAATCACATACAAAACGTCAATCGTTTCCGAGTTTTTGCCATACTTGCGCAGGTGGGTAAGTACGCGGGTAACGTCCCAGGATTTTTTAACGGTAATATAATCGGGGGTCATCAGTCGGCCAACGCTGTCTTCCTTGTAACCTAATAGCATCAGGGCTTCTTTGCGGTCGTCGGCAGGTAGCTGTAGTATCATGGCCTTAACGGTATCGCCATGTAATTCACTAAAAAGGGCGGTACGGTCGTCGGGAGGTAATTCTCTAACTATCTCGGCTATTTTTGCACCCGGAAGTTTTTTAATGATCCGTTCCTGAGTAGGAAAATCCAATATCCTAAAAACATTTACCGCGCGGTTAAGGGATATGGATTGGATAAATAAAGCGGCCATTTCGGGCATCTCATCAATAAGTTCCTCTACTTCCGAAATATTAAGATTATCCAAATACGCACGGAGTTGTTCCTCATCCTCCGTTTTTAGAATTAACTCCAATTCCTCAACCATTTCTTTCATAGACGTTCTTATTTTAAATTATCAGCAATAGGCACAAAACTTTATGTGGCGCAAAAGTCGGTTATTTTTCCAAATTACAATACAGTTTTTCTGTTATCTTTGCGCGAAATTTAATTGGCTTGATGGAGAGGGTTCATAGTTAATGGATCATAGTTCATAGAGCCTTAAAAAAAATTATAGTTTATGATTTATGGTTTAAATAGTTCACCGTAAGCATCGTCTTACCATGAACAGTGAACCATGAACCATGAACCCAAATCAAAAACTAACATGGGACTACAGTGTGGTATAGTAGGTTTGCCAAATGTGGGTAAATCAACACTTTTTAATTGCTTATCAAACGCCAAGGCGCAGGCGGCAAATTTTCCTTTTTGCACCATTGAGCCCAATGTGGGTGTTATTACCGTTCCGGACGAGCGCTTAACCAAGCTTATCGAACTGGTAAATCCTAAAAACGTAGTGCCCAACGTTATTGAAATAGTTGATATTGCCGGCCTGGTTAAAGGCGCCAGCAAGGGCGAAGGCCTGGGCAACCAGTTTTTAGGTAACATACGCGCCACAAACGCTATTATACACGTTTTGCGTTGTTTTGATGATGATAACGTGATACACGTTGACGGATCTGTTGACCCGATACGTGATAAGGAAATTATTGATACCGAGTTGCAACTGAAAGACCTGGAATCGATAGAAAAAAAGATTCAGAAGGTTGAAAAAGGTGCCAAAATTGGCGATAAGGAACAAAAACGTGCCTACGATGTGTTAAACGTTTACCGTAACCATTTGCTGGAAGGTAAATCGGCCCGTACTGCACCGGTTGCCGAAGAAGATAAGGATTACATTGCCGACCTGTGGTTGCTAACCGCCAAACCGGTAATGTATGTATGCAACGTGGAAGAAAAATCGGTAAACACGGGCAACGCTTATGTAGAAAAAGTTAAGGCCGCCGTTAAAGACGAAAATGCACAGGTGCTGGTTATTTCGGCTCAAATAGAATCGGAAATTGCGTCGTTAGACTCGTATGAAGAGCGCCAGATGTTTCTGGACGATTTGGGTTTAACCCAATCGGGCGTAACACAGTTAATTAAAGCCGCCTACAAGCTTTTAAACCTGGCCACTTACTTTACCGCCGGTGTGCAGGAAGTACGCGCCTGGACCATTACCCTGGGCTTTACCGCCCCGCAAGCGGCAGGCGTTATCCATACCGACTTTGAAAAGGGCTTTATCCGCGCCGAGGTTATTAAATACGACGATTTTGTAAAATACGGCTCAGAAAACGCCTGCAAAGAAAACGGAAAACTAAGCGTAGAAGGCAAAACCTACATAGTTGCCGACGGCGATATTATGCACTTCAGGTTTAACGTTTAGTTCGTTTAAATCAGAAACAAGAAGCCAGAATCAAGAGGCAAGATGAGTTTTAAAACTTTGTCTTGGTTCTTGGTTCTGGCTTTTTTTGTATCTGTTTTTTTCCTGTCTTGACTCTAGCGTCTTGACTCCTGACTCTGAACTCTGAATTCTTCATCATAAAAAAAGCACCTCTATGCCAGCAAGAGGTGCTTTTTTATTAACTTTTAACTGACTTCATTTTTACGCAATGAAAAAACGATAAAGAACGAGAGGAAGTGTCTGGCGGCAATTCTATATTTTTAATGAGTTTTATTTCATTTCCTTATTTTCCGCCTGGGTTTGCAGGCGTTGTTGTACTGCTGTTATTTTCGGGCAAAAGCACAAACCTGATGTAGTTTTTACCGCTCAGGTATTTTTGAGCAGTTTGTTTCAGGCTTTCGGGCGTTATGGCCTGCAAATTATTGTTATAGCTATCCAGCTCGGTTAGCGGGTCGTTGTTTTGTAACTGTCCGCTTAGGTAGCTTAACCAAAATTTGTTGGTTTTAAAGTTAGTTTCGCGGCTACGCAGTTCCTCGGCTTTGTACTTATCAACGTTTACCTGCGGCGGGCCTTGCGTTTTCAGTTTCTCCACCTCGTCAAGCGCCGAAGCTATCAGCTTATCAACATTTTGCGGCGCACAGCCAAAGGCAATAATAAAGTTGTAACGCGCGCTTGGCAACTTGGCCACATTAGCATAAGCACCAGGCGTGTAAACACCGCCTTCATCTTCGCGCAGGCGCTCTAACAGCCTAAATTCAAGGGTTTCTTTCAAGGCATCTAACTGTTGTTTTTCGTTAGCGCTGTAAGCAAAATTGCCTGTAAAAAACAGTTGTACTGTAGCCTTTTGCTCGGTGCCTTTATAAACATTTTTTTGGAAACGGCCTTCGGGCGGATGGATGCCCAAATCTTTAGCCGCTTGCGCTGCACCGGTTACCGGTAACGAGGCTATGTATTTTTCAAGCAAAGGTTTAATGGTTTCCACATCAATGCTGCCCACAAAAACAAAGGTGGTGCCGGCAGCGTTGGCAAAACGCTCTTTATAAATTTGGTATGCTTTATCTAAATTTATAGCATCTAACTTGGCAAGCGTTGGCGGCGTGCGGCGGATGTTATAGTTGCCTAAAAAGGAGCTAACCGAATCTTTAAAAACACTATTAGGATCGCTGCCACGGTTGGCCAAACTTGCTTTTGAACGCTGAATGATGCTTTGAAACTGGTTTGCATCTTTACGCGGTTCGGTTAAGTAAGCATAGCAAAGTTGCAGGGCCGTTTCCAGGTCTTGAGGGATAGCGCCACCGCTAACACCCTGGCCGCGCTCGCTAATGTAAGGCTGCACCGCTACCTGCTTGCCCGATAAAAACTTGCTCAACTCGGTAGTGTTATAATTACCAGCACCAAAAGATGGTATAATGCCCGTGTTGGCAGCACTCTGGTAATCGGCATCGGGATACAACGACGTGCCGCCTGGCGAAAAAGAGCCAAACATAATTTCGTTATTTTTAAAATCGGTAGGTTTTAGTACCACTTTAATGCCGTTGCTAAGGGTTAAGGTGGTTATGCCCAGGCCGGCATCCTTAACCTGGTTAACTATTTTACCCGGCGTTGGCTGTTTAGCCAGTAAAGCTAAAGTGCTTACCTCGTCGTTATAAGGTTTTAAATCTTCGGCCTCAACGGCTTTCAGCCATCCGTTAACGGTAGCCTCGTCAGGCAATCCGGCTTTATCCTTTTCGGGAGCCATTAGCAAAATATCGCGGTTATCGTTGCGTATGTATTGCTGCGCTGTTTTAGCCAGGTCGGCAAGGGTAATTTGCGGCAGGGCAGCTTTAACTAATTCATATTCGGCATCTATACCCGGGGCAGCTTCATTTTTTAAAAAGTAAGCCAGGTATTCTTTTACATAACTTTCAGATTCGGTTTTGTTTTTCTCTTTTAAAGCCGACTCCATACGGCTCAAATAGCTTTGCTTGGCCCTATCCAACTCGGTAGCCGTAAAGCCAAAGCGTTTTACCCTTTCGGTTTCGCGCCATACAGCTTTTAAACCTTTTTCCATGCCCTGTGGTTTAACCACTACGCTTGCGCTAAAGTTATCCAAACCACCTAAAAAATCGTCTATATCGGCACCACCCTGTATATAAGGCGGGTCGGCCTGCCTTAGCAGTTCGGCGTAACGCGCACCAAGCATGCTGTTAAACAAGCTGTTAATCATAGATGCCTTATAATCCGAAGCGGTTGATAAGCCGGTAGCCTTGTGTTTAATGATAACCTCTGCTACGATAGATGTCATCTCCGGATCGCTAACCGACTGGAAATGGTTTTGGCCCGTTAGCGGGATGGTATATTTTACACGCTCTTTTTCGGCAGCAGGGTTTTTTAAATCGCCAAATTTGGCCTTAATGGTTTGCTCCATCTGGTTCACATCAATATCGCCAACCACAATCAGCGCCTGCAAATCGGGCCTGTACCAGGTATGGTAATAATCTCTGATGGTTTCGGGTTTAAAGCTTTTCAATACCTCTTCGGTACCTATAGGTATACGGCTGGCATAGCGCGATTGGTTGAGCAGCATGGGGAAATACTGGCGGCGCATACGCTCCTGGGCACCTTTGCCCAAACGCTTTTCTTCTAAAACCACACCGCGTTCCTTGTCAATTTCAACCGGGTCTAAAGTTGCTTCCTGCGCCCAGTCGCGCATAATTTGGATGCCATTTTGCAGTACATCGGGCTTATCGGTAGGTAATGGCAGTTGGTAAACGGTTTCGTCAAAGCTGGTATAAGCGTTTAAATCCGCACCAAAGCGCACGCCCGATTTTTGAAGGTAATTTATCAGCTCATTTTTTGGGAAATGCGTGGTACCATTAAAGCTCATATGCTCCATAAAGTGGGCAAGGCCCTGCTGCTCGTCGGTTTCCAGTATCGAACCTACCTTGTTGGCCAGGTAAAATACCACCCTGTTTTTGGGCTCTTCGTTGTGCCGTATGTAGTAGGTAAAGCCATTGGGCAATTTACCGGTACGCACCGCCACATCAAGCGGTAAAGGTTTTTGTTGCGCCAGTGCATTTGCGGCCAATACCAGGGTTCCGGCTATAGCCAGACAGATGTTTTTTATTTGCATTGTTTTTAGTTACTTTTTAAAGTACGGAAGCATTACCAACCTTTGTTTTTTATATGATGCAGGCAGTTTGATGAGGCATGTTTGCCCATAAACCTTAGCGGCCAGTATTTTAATTTAGGCAGCTTTGTTTATTTAACGGCTACGGTAAACTCAACATCTTCGGGCGGCAGGCATTGCCTGTCGTTACAAGTCATGTATTGCAGGGTGCCTTTAACGGTGGCCTGGCCGGTTTTTAATTTTATTTTTTGTTGAAACACAACCGAGTTTTCAAAAAAAGAAACATCCATGTTAAACACTTTTTCGTTGCGGGTTATTGGCTTTGGCTCAATGGTTTTGCCAACCACGGTGTAGCTTTTTGATGCCGGGAAGGTAAACGTTGTTTTTACCGGGCCACCATCTTTAACCGTTTGCGAATAAACGTGCCAGCCTTCGTCAATAGTGGCTTTCATCAATATCATAACCTCGTTGTTGCCTAATTTTTTAAAGGCATAGCTCCATTTTACCGGAGTTAATATTTGCGCGTGTAACTGTGTACACAGCAAAAAAACAAATACTGTAAATAATAACTTTTTCATTTTTTTTATGGTTTATTGTATGAATGATTCTTTAAGCCTGCTAATGGGGTGGTAGCCCGTAAATGTAACGTTTGATGATA includes:
- a CDS encoding protein-disulfide reductase DsbD domain-containing protein, giving the protein MKKLLFTVFVFLLCTQLHAQILTPVKWSYAFKKLGNNEVMILMKATIDEGWHVYSQTVKDGGPVKTTFTFPASKSYTVVGKTIEPKPITRNEKVFNMDVSFFENSVVFQQKIKLKTGQATVKGTLQYMTCNDRQCLPPEDVEFTVAVK